The following proteins are encoded in a genomic region of Thunnus maccoyii chromosome 8, fThuMac1.1, whole genome shotgun sequence:
- the pcdh18b gene encoding protocadherin-18b isoform X3, which produces MGTKMNQTKGNLLSSALLKLMLFVAILHGVTGKTLKYKVYEEQKVGTVIARLKEDVAGVLAKLPSSLTFRFRAMQRGSTPFLSVREEDGEISIGTKIDREKLCEKNLNCSIEFDVVTLPTEYLQLFHVEVEVLDINDNSPHFSRAIVPIEISESASVGTRIPLDGAVDADVGENSLHTYSLTPNNFFKIDVRTRTDGAKYAELVVMRELDREVQSSYQLQLTASDNGVPPKSGSTLLKISISDSNDNSPAFDEQAYIINLLENSPLGTLIIDLNATDPDEGTNGKIVYSFSSHVSPKILETFKINPESGHITLIKKVDYETTASYELDVQAQDLGPNSIPGLCKIVVKVVDVNDNKPEININLMTPGKEEVAYISEGAPVDTFIALVRVDDSDTGLNGEVVCRLHGHGHFRLQKTYEKNYMILTNISLDREKRSEYSLTVIAEDRGSPSLSTIKHFTVQVLDENDNPPRFEKSRYEVFKSENNSPGAYLMTVVASDPDLGTNGQVTYTIIDALVQGSPISTYVTIDPSNGAIYALRSFDHEDVSRIAFTIQARDGGNPALSTNTTVLLTVLDENDNPPIIHSPSLRNHTAELPVWKYASPGQLITALKVTDRDAGANGEVSCAIVGGNEDGLFVMDARRCELRTNASLEQAPRDVMEIRVEVQDRGTSRLSTGALLRLSLQENMDILPPLYPTGSSQAPLDLSLIVIISLGAVCALLLIVMVMFATARCSREKKDPRHNYNCRVAENSYQNHPKKPTRQIHKADITLVPTVNGTLPVRAHPRSPSASPTPERGTLGSRQSHHSRQSLNSLVTISSNHVPENFALELAHATPPVEQVSQLLSMLHQGQYQPRPSFRGNKYTRSYRYALNEMDKFSLKDSGRGDSEAGDSDYEPGRESPMDRLLAMRLCTEECRVLGHSDQCWMPPLASPASTSSDYRSNLYIPGEEARQPTDLSQDKTPQPCTDTGPTRNQSFSTFGKDLNGEDGGEEEGGDDDRGEATDEDLCGTTSLLSEMSSVFQRLLPQGLDSYVQVTENQKGTSLSGVGVPMTGSLDRRRGHLPGKPNPSVHQQGVAAWAANTHFQNPGSSIGPSGHHQGGSYHTLKPSTKLSCQSNSHKGSQAPKNSPQNSGHTPKPHSSPLLTALVSPTLVQPSPAPVPVPVPLPGPSSKWLPAMEEIPENYEEDDFDSVLSHLQGKRSDSRHELVDASELVAEINKLLQDVRQS; this is translated from the exons AAATCGACCGCGAGAAGCTTTGTGAGAAAAACTTGAACTGTTCGATTGAATTCGATGTGGTCACACTCCCGACAGAGTACCTGCAGCTGTTCCATGTGGAGGTGGAAGTGCTGGACATTAACGACAACTCCCCGCACTTCTCCCGCGCCATCGTACCCATTGAGATCTCCGAGAGCGCGTCAGTGGGGACTCGAATCCCGCTGGACGGCGCCGTGGATGCGGACGTCGGAGAGAACTCGCTGCATACCTACTCTCTCACCCCAAATAACTTCTTTAAGATCGACGTGAGAACCAGGACAGATGGAGCCAAGTACGCAGAGCTGGTGGTGATGCGAGAGCTGGACCGGGAGGTGCAGTCCAGCTACCAGCTGCAGCTCACGGCCTCGGATAACGGTGTACCCCCCAAGTCTGGCTCCACTTTGCTTAAGATCAGCATCTCTGATTCCAATGACAACAGCCCAGCATTTGATGAGCAGGCTTATATCATCAATTTGCTGGAAAACTCCCCCCTTGGGACTCTAATCATTGATCTAAATGCTACAGATCCGGACGAAGGCACTAATGGGAAAATAGTCTACTCTTTCAGCAGTCATGTCTCGCCAAAGATCTTGGAAACATTTAAGATAAACCCAGAAAGTGGCCACATTACTCTTATTAAAAAAGTGGACTATGAAACCACTGCTTCCTATGAGCTGGATGTTCAGGCTCAGGACTTGGGCCCTAATTCTATCCCAGGCCTTTGTAAAATTGTAGTGAAAGTGGTGGACGTGAATGACAACAAACCAGAGATTAACATCAACCTGATGACGCCAGGCAAAGAGGAAGTGGCCTACATTTCAGAGGGCGCACCTGTGGATACCTTCATAGCTCTGGTGCGTGTGGATGACAGTGACACAGGGCTCAATGGCGAGGTGGTGTGCAGGCTGCATGGTCACGGCCACTTCAGGCTCCAGAAGACTTATGAGAAGAACTACATGATCCTCACCAACATCTCACTGGACAGGGAGAAGAGGTCAGAGTACAGTCTGACAGTCATAGCTGAGGACCGGGGCTCCCCCAGCCTGTCCACCATTAAACACTTCACTGTTCAGGTGCTAGACGAAAATGACAATCCTCCACGTTTTGAGAAGAGCCGCTATGAGGTCTTCAAATCTGAGAACAACTCTCCTGGAGCCTACCTGATGACAGTGGTGGCCTCAGATCCAGATCTGGGTACCAATGGCCAGGTCACCTACACCATCATAGATGCTCTGGTCCAGGGGAGCCCCATATCCACTTACGTCACCATTGACCCCTCAAATGGCGCCATCTATGCCTTACGCAGTTTTGACCATGAAGATGTCAGTCGTATCGCCTTTACCATTCAGGCAAGAGATGGAGGAAACCCTGCTCTGTCAACCAACACCACTGTCCTCCTGACTGTCTTAGATGAAAATGACAACCCTCCCATTAttcactctccctccctccgGAATCACACTGCCGAGCTTCCGGTGTGGAAGTATGCATCCCCAGGTCAGTTGATCACTGCGCTTAAAGTCACTGACAGGGACGCTGGAGCCAACGGAGAGGTGAGCTGCGCCATCGTCGGCGGTAATGAGGACGGGCTGTTTGTGATGGATGCTCGGCGATGTGAGCTCAGAACCAACGCCAGCTTGGAGCAGGCACCAAGGGATGTGATGGAGATCAGGGTGGAAGTGCAGGACAGGGGCACTAGCCGGCTGTCAACGGGGGCACTCCTCAGGCTCTCCCTGCAGGAGAACATGGACATCCTGCCCCCTCTCTACCCCACTGGCTCCAGCCAGGCCCCACTTGATCTTTCTCTCATTGTCATCATCTCTCTGGGGGCCGTTTGTGCTCTGCTGCTCATTGTCATGGTGATGTTTGCCACTGCCCGCTGCAGCCGTGAGAAGAAAGACCCGAGACACAACTATAACTGCCGTGTGGCAGAGAACAGCTACCAGAACCACCCCAAGAAGCCCACAAGGCAGATCCACAAGGCAGATATCACCCTGGTCCCAACTGTCAATGGGACCCTGCCTGTTCGGGCCCATCCACGCTCCCCCTCAGCCTCCCCTACACCTGAGAGGGGCACCTTGGGGAGCAGGCAGAGCCATCATAGCCGCCAGTCCCTCAACAGCCTGGTCACCATCTCCTCCAATCATGTGCCAGAGAATTTTGCCCTGGAACTGGCCCACGCCACACCTCCTGTAGAG CAAGTCTCACAGCTTCTGTCCATGCTCCATCAGGGCCAGTACCAGCCACGACCAAGCTTCAGAGGCAACAAATACACCAGGAGCTACAG ATATGCCCTCAATGAGATGGATAAATTCAGTCTGAAGGACAGCGGCCGTGGAGACAGCGAGGCTGGTGACAGTGACTACGAGCCAGGCAGGGAGTCACCCATGGATAGGCTCCTTG cTATGAGGCTCTGCACAGAGGAGTGTCGGGTCCTGGGTCACTCGGATCAGTGCTGGATGCCCCCCCTGGCATCGCCGGCCTCGACGTCCTCCGACTACCGCAGCAACCTCTACATACCTGGAGAGGAAGCACGTCAACCCACCGACCTCTCCCAGGACAAGACCCCACAGCCATGCACTGACACTGGCCCCACCCGGAACCAGAGCTTCTCCACCTTTGGCAAGGACCTCAATGGGGAGGATGGTGGTGAAGAGGAGGGTGGAGATGATGACAGAGGCGAGGCCACAGACGAAGACCTGTGCGGGACCACATCGTTGCTGTCAGAGATGAGCAGCGTGTTCCAGAGGTTGCTTCCCCAGGGTCTGGACTCATACGTGCAGGTCACCGAGAACCAGAAGGGGACTAGCCTCAGTGGGGTCGGGGTACCAATGACTGGGTCTTTAGATCGCAGGAGGGGACACCTGCCTGGCAAGCCCAACCCCTCTGTTCACCAGCAGGGCGTGGCAGCCTGGGCCGCCAACACCCACTTCCAGAACCCGGGAAGCAGCATCGGCCCATCTGGCCACCACCAGGGTGGCAGCTACCACACCCTGAAACCCAGCACCAAGCTCAGCTGCCAGAGCAACAGCCACAAGGGCTCACAGGCACCCAAAAACAGCCCCCAGAACAGCGGCCATACACCCAAACCCCACAGCAGCCCTCTGCTCACGGCACTGGTCAGCCCCACTCTGGTGCAGCCTTCCCCAGCCCCGGTGCCAGTGCCTGTGCCGCTCCCTGGGCCCTCTTCCAAGTGGCTGCCAGCCATGGAGGAGATCCCAGAGAACTATGAAGAGGACGATTTTGACTCAGTGCTCAGCCACCTTCAGGGCAAACGCAGCGACAGCCGACACGAGCTAGTGGATGCCAGCGAACTGGTGGCTGAGATCAACAAACTGTTACAGGATGTCCGGCAGAGCTAG
- the pcdh18b gene encoding protocadherin-18b isoform X2 has protein sequence MGTKMNQTKGNLLSSALLKLMLFVAILHGVTGKTLKYKVYEEQKVGTVIARLKEDVAGVLAKLPSSLTFRFRAMQRGSTPFLSVREEDGEISIGTKIDREKLCEKNLNCSIEFDVVTLPTEYLQLFHVEVEVLDINDNSPHFSRAIVPIEISESASVGTRIPLDGAVDADVGENSLHTYSLTPNNFFKIDVRTRTDGAKYAELVVMRELDREVQSSYQLQLTASDNGVPPKSGSTLLKISISDSNDNSPAFDEQAYIINLLENSPLGTLIIDLNATDPDEGTNGKIVYSFSSHVSPKILETFKINPESGHITLIKKVDYETTASYELDVQAQDLGPNSIPGLCKIVVKVVDVNDNKPEININLMTPGKEEVAYISEGAPVDTFIALVRVDDSDTGLNGEVVCRLHGHGHFRLQKTYEKNYMILTNISLDREKRSEYSLTVIAEDRGSPSLSTIKHFTVQVLDENDNPPRFEKSRYEVFKSENNSPGAYLMTVVASDPDLGTNGQVTYTIIDALVQGSPISTYVTIDPSNGAIYALRSFDHEDVSRIAFTIQARDGGNPALSTNTTVLLTVLDENDNPPIIHSPSLRNHTAELPVWKYASPGQLITALKVTDRDAGANGEVSCAIVGGNEDGLFVMDARRCELRTNASLEQAPRDVMEIRVEVQDRGTSRLSTGALLRLSLQENMDILPPLYPTGSSQAPLDLSLIVIISLGAVCALLLIVMVMFATARCSREKKDPRHNYNCRVAENSYQNHPKKPTRQIHKADITLVPTVNGTLPVRAHPRSPSASPTPERGTLGSRQSHHSRQSLNSLVTISSNHVPENFALELAHATPPVEGQYQPRPSFRGNKYTRSYRYALNEMDKFSLKDSGRGDSEAGDSDYEPGRESPMDRLLGEGFTELYAPDGQHRTHAAMRLCTEECRVLGHSDQCWMPPLASPASTSSDYRSNLYIPGEEARQPTDLSQDKTPQPCTDTGPTRNQSFSTFGKDLNGEDGGEEEGGDDDRGEATDEDLCGTTSLLSEMSSVFQRLLPQGLDSYVQVTENQKGTSLSGVGVPMTGSLDRRRGHLPGKPNPSVHQQGVAAWAANTHFQNPGSSIGPSGHHQGGSYHTLKPSTKLSCQSNSHKGSQAPKNSPQNSGHTPKPHSSPLLTALVSPTLVQPSPAPVPVPVPLPGPSSKWLPAMEEIPENYEEDDFDSVLSHLQGKRSDSRHELVDASELVAEINKLLQDVRQS, from the exons AAATCGACCGCGAGAAGCTTTGTGAGAAAAACTTGAACTGTTCGATTGAATTCGATGTGGTCACACTCCCGACAGAGTACCTGCAGCTGTTCCATGTGGAGGTGGAAGTGCTGGACATTAACGACAACTCCCCGCACTTCTCCCGCGCCATCGTACCCATTGAGATCTCCGAGAGCGCGTCAGTGGGGACTCGAATCCCGCTGGACGGCGCCGTGGATGCGGACGTCGGAGAGAACTCGCTGCATACCTACTCTCTCACCCCAAATAACTTCTTTAAGATCGACGTGAGAACCAGGACAGATGGAGCCAAGTACGCAGAGCTGGTGGTGATGCGAGAGCTGGACCGGGAGGTGCAGTCCAGCTACCAGCTGCAGCTCACGGCCTCGGATAACGGTGTACCCCCCAAGTCTGGCTCCACTTTGCTTAAGATCAGCATCTCTGATTCCAATGACAACAGCCCAGCATTTGATGAGCAGGCTTATATCATCAATTTGCTGGAAAACTCCCCCCTTGGGACTCTAATCATTGATCTAAATGCTACAGATCCGGACGAAGGCACTAATGGGAAAATAGTCTACTCTTTCAGCAGTCATGTCTCGCCAAAGATCTTGGAAACATTTAAGATAAACCCAGAAAGTGGCCACATTACTCTTATTAAAAAAGTGGACTATGAAACCACTGCTTCCTATGAGCTGGATGTTCAGGCTCAGGACTTGGGCCCTAATTCTATCCCAGGCCTTTGTAAAATTGTAGTGAAAGTGGTGGACGTGAATGACAACAAACCAGAGATTAACATCAACCTGATGACGCCAGGCAAAGAGGAAGTGGCCTACATTTCAGAGGGCGCACCTGTGGATACCTTCATAGCTCTGGTGCGTGTGGATGACAGTGACACAGGGCTCAATGGCGAGGTGGTGTGCAGGCTGCATGGTCACGGCCACTTCAGGCTCCAGAAGACTTATGAGAAGAACTACATGATCCTCACCAACATCTCACTGGACAGGGAGAAGAGGTCAGAGTACAGTCTGACAGTCATAGCTGAGGACCGGGGCTCCCCCAGCCTGTCCACCATTAAACACTTCACTGTTCAGGTGCTAGACGAAAATGACAATCCTCCACGTTTTGAGAAGAGCCGCTATGAGGTCTTCAAATCTGAGAACAACTCTCCTGGAGCCTACCTGATGACAGTGGTGGCCTCAGATCCAGATCTGGGTACCAATGGCCAGGTCACCTACACCATCATAGATGCTCTGGTCCAGGGGAGCCCCATATCCACTTACGTCACCATTGACCCCTCAAATGGCGCCATCTATGCCTTACGCAGTTTTGACCATGAAGATGTCAGTCGTATCGCCTTTACCATTCAGGCAAGAGATGGAGGAAACCCTGCTCTGTCAACCAACACCACTGTCCTCCTGACTGTCTTAGATGAAAATGACAACCCTCCCATTAttcactctccctccctccgGAATCACACTGCCGAGCTTCCGGTGTGGAAGTATGCATCCCCAGGTCAGTTGATCACTGCGCTTAAAGTCACTGACAGGGACGCTGGAGCCAACGGAGAGGTGAGCTGCGCCATCGTCGGCGGTAATGAGGACGGGCTGTTTGTGATGGATGCTCGGCGATGTGAGCTCAGAACCAACGCCAGCTTGGAGCAGGCACCAAGGGATGTGATGGAGATCAGGGTGGAAGTGCAGGACAGGGGCACTAGCCGGCTGTCAACGGGGGCACTCCTCAGGCTCTCCCTGCAGGAGAACATGGACATCCTGCCCCCTCTCTACCCCACTGGCTCCAGCCAGGCCCCACTTGATCTTTCTCTCATTGTCATCATCTCTCTGGGGGCCGTTTGTGCTCTGCTGCTCATTGTCATGGTGATGTTTGCCACTGCCCGCTGCAGCCGTGAGAAGAAAGACCCGAGACACAACTATAACTGCCGTGTGGCAGAGAACAGCTACCAGAACCACCCCAAGAAGCCCACAAGGCAGATCCACAAGGCAGATATCACCCTGGTCCCAACTGTCAATGGGACCCTGCCTGTTCGGGCCCATCCACGCTCCCCCTCAGCCTCCCCTACACCTGAGAGGGGCACCTTGGGGAGCAGGCAGAGCCATCATAGCCGCCAGTCCCTCAACAGCCTGGTCACCATCTCCTCCAATCATGTGCCAGAGAATTTTGCCCTGGAACTGGCCCACGCCACACCTCCTGTAGAG GGCCAGTACCAGCCACGACCAAGCTTCAGAGGCAACAAATACACCAGGAGCTACAG ATATGCCCTCAATGAGATGGATAAATTCAGTCTGAAGGACAGCGGCCGTGGAGACAGCGAGGCTGGTGACAGTGACTACGAGCCAGGCAGGGAGTCACCCATGGATAGGCTCCTTGGTGAGGGCTTTACTGAGCTATATGCCCCTGATGGCCAGCACAGAACGCATGCAG cTATGAGGCTCTGCACAGAGGAGTGTCGGGTCCTGGGTCACTCGGATCAGTGCTGGATGCCCCCCCTGGCATCGCCGGCCTCGACGTCCTCCGACTACCGCAGCAACCTCTACATACCTGGAGAGGAAGCACGTCAACCCACCGACCTCTCCCAGGACAAGACCCCACAGCCATGCACTGACACTGGCCCCACCCGGAACCAGAGCTTCTCCACCTTTGGCAAGGACCTCAATGGGGAGGATGGTGGTGAAGAGGAGGGTGGAGATGATGACAGAGGCGAGGCCACAGACGAAGACCTGTGCGGGACCACATCGTTGCTGTCAGAGATGAGCAGCGTGTTCCAGAGGTTGCTTCCCCAGGGTCTGGACTCATACGTGCAGGTCACCGAGAACCAGAAGGGGACTAGCCTCAGTGGGGTCGGGGTACCAATGACTGGGTCTTTAGATCGCAGGAGGGGACACCTGCCTGGCAAGCCCAACCCCTCTGTTCACCAGCAGGGCGTGGCAGCCTGGGCCGCCAACACCCACTTCCAGAACCCGGGAAGCAGCATCGGCCCATCTGGCCACCACCAGGGTGGCAGCTACCACACCCTGAAACCCAGCACCAAGCTCAGCTGCCAGAGCAACAGCCACAAGGGCTCACAGGCACCCAAAAACAGCCCCCAGAACAGCGGCCATACACCCAAACCCCACAGCAGCCCTCTGCTCACGGCACTGGTCAGCCCCACTCTGGTGCAGCCTTCCCCAGCCCCGGTGCCAGTGCCTGTGCCGCTCCCTGGGCCCTCTTCCAAGTGGCTGCCAGCCATGGAGGAGATCCCAGAGAACTATGAAGAGGACGATTTTGACTCAGTGCTCAGCCACCTTCAGGGCAAACGCAGCGACAGCCGACACGAGCTAGTGGATGCCAGCGAACTGGTGGCTGAGATCAACAAACTGTTACAGGATGTCCGGCAGAGCTAG
- the pcdh18b gene encoding protocadherin-18b isoform X1, with protein sequence MGTKMNQTKGNLLSSALLKLMLFVAILHGVTGKTLKYKVYEEQKVGTVIARLKEDVAGVLAKLPSSLTFRFRAMQRGSTPFLSVREEDGEISIGTKIDREKLCEKNLNCSIEFDVVTLPTEYLQLFHVEVEVLDINDNSPHFSRAIVPIEISESASVGTRIPLDGAVDADVGENSLHTYSLTPNNFFKIDVRTRTDGAKYAELVVMRELDREVQSSYQLQLTASDNGVPPKSGSTLLKISISDSNDNSPAFDEQAYIINLLENSPLGTLIIDLNATDPDEGTNGKIVYSFSSHVSPKILETFKINPESGHITLIKKVDYETTASYELDVQAQDLGPNSIPGLCKIVVKVVDVNDNKPEININLMTPGKEEVAYISEGAPVDTFIALVRVDDSDTGLNGEVVCRLHGHGHFRLQKTYEKNYMILTNISLDREKRSEYSLTVIAEDRGSPSLSTIKHFTVQVLDENDNPPRFEKSRYEVFKSENNSPGAYLMTVVASDPDLGTNGQVTYTIIDALVQGSPISTYVTIDPSNGAIYALRSFDHEDVSRIAFTIQARDGGNPALSTNTTVLLTVLDENDNPPIIHSPSLRNHTAELPVWKYASPGQLITALKVTDRDAGANGEVSCAIVGGNEDGLFVMDARRCELRTNASLEQAPRDVMEIRVEVQDRGTSRLSTGALLRLSLQENMDILPPLYPTGSSQAPLDLSLIVIISLGAVCALLLIVMVMFATARCSREKKDPRHNYNCRVAENSYQNHPKKPTRQIHKADITLVPTVNGTLPVRAHPRSPSASPTPERGTLGSRQSHHSRQSLNSLVTISSNHVPENFALELAHATPPVEQVSQLLSMLHQGQYQPRPSFRGNKYTRSYRYALNEMDKFSLKDSGRGDSEAGDSDYEPGRESPMDRLLGEGFTELYAPDGQHRTHAAMRLCTEECRVLGHSDQCWMPPLASPASTSSDYRSNLYIPGEEARQPTDLSQDKTPQPCTDTGPTRNQSFSTFGKDLNGEDGGEEEGGDDDRGEATDEDLCGTTSLLSEMSSVFQRLLPQGLDSYVQVTENQKGTSLSGVGVPMTGSLDRRRGHLPGKPNPSVHQQGVAAWAANTHFQNPGSSIGPSGHHQGGSYHTLKPSTKLSCQSNSHKGSQAPKNSPQNSGHTPKPHSSPLLTALVSPTLVQPSPAPVPVPVPLPGPSSKWLPAMEEIPENYEEDDFDSVLSHLQGKRSDSRHELVDASELVAEINKLLQDVRQS encoded by the exons AAATCGACCGCGAGAAGCTTTGTGAGAAAAACTTGAACTGTTCGATTGAATTCGATGTGGTCACACTCCCGACAGAGTACCTGCAGCTGTTCCATGTGGAGGTGGAAGTGCTGGACATTAACGACAACTCCCCGCACTTCTCCCGCGCCATCGTACCCATTGAGATCTCCGAGAGCGCGTCAGTGGGGACTCGAATCCCGCTGGACGGCGCCGTGGATGCGGACGTCGGAGAGAACTCGCTGCATACCTACTCTCTCACCCCAAATAACTTCTTTAAGATCGACGTGAGAACCAGGACAGATGGAGCCAAGTACGCAGAGCTGGTGGTGATGCGAGAGCTGGACCGGGAGGTGCAGTCCAGCTACCAGCTGCAGCTCACGGCCTCGGATAACGGTGTACCCCCCAAGTCTGGCTCCACTTTGCTTAAGATCAGCATCTCTGATTCCAATGACAACAGCCCAGCATTTGATGAGCAGGCTTATATCATCAATTTGCTGGAAAACTCCCCCCTTGGGACTCTAATCATTGATCTAAATGCTACAGATCCGGACGAAGGCACTAATGGGAAAATAGTCTACTCTTTCAGCAGTCATGTCTCGCCAAAGATCTTGGAAACATTTAAGATAAACCCAGAAAGTGGCCACATTACTCTTATTAAAAAAGTGGACTATGAAACCACTGCTTCCTATGAGCTGGATGTTCAGGCTCAGGACTTGGGCCCTAATTCTATCCCAGGCCTTTGTAAAATTGTAGTGAAAGTGGTGGACGTGAATGACAACAAACCAGAGATTAACATCAACCTGATGACGCCAGGCAAAGAGGAAGTGGCCTACATTTCAGAGGGCGCACCTGTGGATACCTTCATAGCTCTGGTGCGTGTGGATGACAGTGACACAGGGCTCAATGGCGAGGTGGTGTGCAGGCTGCATGGTCACGGCCACTTCAGGCTCCAGAAGACTTATGAGAAGAACTACATGATCCTCACCAACATCTCACTGGACAGGGAGAAGAGGTCAGAGTACAGTCTGACAGTCATAGCTGAGGACCGGGGCTCCCCCAGCCTGTCCACCATTAAACACTTCACTGTTCAGGTGCTAGACGAAAATGACAATCCTCCACGTTTTGAGAAGAGCCGCTATGAGGTCTTCAAATCTGAGAACAACTCTCCTGGAGCCTACCTGATGACAGTGGTGGCCTCAGATCCAGATCTGGGTACCAATGGCCAGGTCACCTACACCATCATAGATGCTCTGGTCCAGGGGAGCCCCATATCCACTTACGTCACCATTGACCCCTCAAATGGCGCCATCTATGCCTTACGCAGTTTTGACCATGAAGATGTCAGTCGTATCGCCTTTACCATTCAGGCAAGAGATGGAGGAAACCCTGCTCTGTCAACCAACACCACTGTCCTCCTGACTGTCTTAGATGAAAATGACAACCCTCCCATTAttcactctccctccctccgGAATCACACTGCCGAGCTTCCGGTGTGGAAGTATGCATCCCCAGGTCAGTTGATCACTGCGCTTAAAGTCACTGACAGGGACGCTGGAGCCAACGGAGAGGTGAGCTGCGCCATCGTCGGCGGTAATGAGGACGGGCTGTTTGTGATGGATGCTCGGCGATGTGAGCTCAGAACCAACGCCAGCTTGGAGCAGGCACCAAGGGATGTGATGGAGATCAGGGTGGAAGTGCAGGACAGGGGCACTAGCCGGCTGTCAACGGGGGCACTCCTCAGGCTCTCCCTGCAGGAGAACATGGACATCCTGCCCCCTCTCTACCCCACTGGCTCCAGCCAGGCCCCACTTGATCTTTCTCTCATTGTCATCATCTCTCTGGGGGCCGTTTGTGCTCTGCTGCTCATTGTCATGGTGATGTTTGCCACTGCCCGCTGCAGCCGTGAGAAGAAAGACCCGAGACACAACTATAACTGCCGTGTGGCAGAGAACAGCTACCAGAACCACCCCAAGAAGCCCACAAGGCAGATCCACAAGGCAGATATCACCCTGGTCCCAACTGTCAATGGGACCCTGCCTGTTCGGGCCCATCCACGCTCCCCCTCAGCCTCCCCTACACCTGAGAGGGGCACCTTGGGGAGCAGGCAGAGCCATCATAGCCGCCAGTCCCTCAACAGCCTGGTCACCATCTCCTCCAATCATGTGCCAGAGAATTTTGCCCTGGAACTGGCCCACGCCACACCTCCTGTAGAG CAAGTCTCACAGCTTCTGTCCATGCTCCATCAGGGCCAGTACCAGCCACGACCAAGCTTCAGAGGCAACAAATACACCAGGAGCTACAG ATATGCCCTCAATGAGATGGATAAATTCAGTCTGAAGGACAGCGGCCGTGGAGACAGCGAGGCTGGTGACAGTGACTACGAGCCAGGCAGGGAGTCACCCATGGATAGGCTCCTTGGTGAGGGCTTTACTGAGCTATATGCCCCTGATGGCCAGCACAGAACGCATGCAG cTATGAGGCTCTGCACAGAGGAGTGTCGGGTCCTGGGTCACTCGGATCAGTGCTGGATGCCCCCCCTGGCATCGCCGGCCTCGACGTCCTCCGACTACCGCAGCAACCTCTACATACCTGGAGAGGAAGCACGTCAACCCACCGACCTCTCCCAGGACAAGACCCCACAGCCATGCACTGACACTGGCCCCACCCGGAACCAGAGCTTCTCCACCTTTGGCAAGGACCTCAATGGGGAGGATGGTGGTGAAGAGGAGGGTGGAGATGATGACAGAGGCGAGGCCACAGACGAAGACCTGTGCGGGACCACATCGTTGCTGTCAGAGATGAGCAGCGTGTTCCAGAGGTTGCTTCCCCAGGGTCTGGACTCATACGTGCAGGTCACCGAGAACCAGAAGGGGACTAGCCTCAGTGGGGTCGGGGTACCAATGACTGGGTCTTTAGATCGCAGGAGGGGACACCTGCCTGGCAAGCCCAACCCCTCTGTTCACCAGCAGGGCGTGGCAGCCTGGGCCGCCAACACCCACTTCCAGAACCCGGGAAGCAGCATCGGCCCATCTGGCCACCACCAGGGTGGCAGCTACCACACCCTGAAACCCAGCACCAAGCTCAGCTGCCAGAGCAACAGCCACAAGGGCTCACAGGCACCCAAAAACAGCCCCCAGAACAGCGGCCATACACCCAAACCCCACAGCAGCCCTCTGCTCACGGCACTGGTCAGCCCCACTCTGGTGCAGCCTTCCCCAGCCCCGGTGCCAGTGCCTGTGCCGCTCCCTGGGCCCTCTTCCAAGTGGCTGCCAGCCATGGAGGAGATCCCAGAGAACTATGAAGAGGACGATTTTGACTCAGTGCTCAGCCACCTTCAGGGCAAACGCAGCGACAGCCGACACGAGCTAGTGGATGCCAGCGAACTGGTGGCTGAGATCAACAAACTGTTACAGGATGTCCGGCAGAGCTAG